In one Triplophysa dalaica isolate WHDGS20190420 chromosome 9, ASM1584641v1, whole genome shotgun sequence genomic region, the following are encoded:
- the LOC130428709 gene encoding LOW QUALITY PROTEIN: calcium-activated chloride channel regulator 4A-like (The sequence of the model RefSeq protein was modified relative to this genomic sequence to represent the inferred CDS: deleted 2 bases in 1 codon) produces MDSRVVVWLWMMLSSTCSGIKLEGNGYTDILVAIGSAVLPQDNRIIDKIKDMFTEGSSYLFEAMEKKVYFKDITILVPAQWNSIDLNKSRTESFEKARIRIDNPASGDDPYTNHYEDCGSESQYIHFTPNFLLDDSFNQIYGLKGRVLVHEWAHLRWGVYDEYNEDKPFYFSNGVQATGCSKHITGQYYDYSSGFPQSCVLDPQTSLPTKECQFFPNKHQNTKSSIMYLPIVDSVVTFCREDDHNGAAPNMQNEKCGNKATWTVIFEDSVDSDALQSLIPLPSPPPAPSFTVVQRMQRVVCLILDVSGSMKGSRIIRQRQAATHFIRHIIEDQGKVGIVTFSTDASTLKALTLIDSDTIRENLISLLPTQADGYTNVCTGLNKALEVLKADNKDALGDEIIFLTDGEATDNINDCSHTAIQSGAIIHTLALGPKAAKELQEMADRTDGKFIIATDDITSNLLVDAFASLTIPTGDYTKEPVQLESTGKRTADWFNGTVSVDSTVGNKTSFLIIYEISAPTVYIQTPSGSNYGQTDMSEDPSAKTLTLKIPGTAASGDWKYSILSGGLQSLTITVTSQAARSDVPPIIVKAHVNQQLISGSKPVIVFAEVSQNYRPVINAEVKATLESETGTKQQLELLDNGAGADAFKNDGIYSRYFTKLVKGRISLKVRVKNKDGQSRFTLHRKSGALYVPGYVVDDKVEMNPPKPPVPEQPLVGGNFSRTSTGESFQVTISNPPIYPPNKITDLNAEIQENTVLLIWTAPGEDLDQGKAKSYEIRWSDDIEMLRLNFSESSLVNTSAVSPKEAGSLEQHSFNMTVENGTTLFFALRSDENDDAISEISNIAQVSKIIMPAPNPAGISNPGLNLNVIIISVCVAVIVVCLIVAVTAWAVKRRNRVDA; encoded by the exons ATGGACTCAAGAGTTGTTGTCTGGTTGTGGATGATGCTGTCATCCACCTGCTCTGGAATTAAACTGGAGGGAAATGGATACACTGATATTTTGGTGGCGATCGGTTCAGCAGTA CTACCGCAGGACAACAGAATCATTGATAAAATAAAG GACATGTTTACTGAGGGCTCTTCGTATCTTTTTGAAGCAATGGAGAAAAAGGTCTATTTCAAAGACATTACAATATTAGTACCAGCTCAATGGAACAGCATCGATTTGAACAAATCAAGAACAGAATCCTTTGAGAAG GCCAGAATAAGAATTGATAATCCAGCGAGTGGTGATGATCCGTACACTAACCACTATGAAGATTGTGGATCAGAGAGTCAATACATTCACTTCACCCCAAATTTCCTCCTAGATGACAGTTTCAATCAGATTTACGGATTAAAAG gAAGGGTTTTGGTTCATGAATGGGCTCATCTGAGATGGGGAGTATATGATGAATACAATGAAGACAAGCCATTCTACTTTTCTAATGGTGTTCAAGCTACAGG ATGTAGTAAACACATAACAGGCCAGTATTATGATTACTCTTCTGGATTTCCTCAGTCGTGTGTCCTTGACCCTCAAACTTCACTACCTACCAAAGAGTGTCAGTTCTTTCctaacaaacatcaaaacacaaaaagctcTATAATGTATTTACCAATTGTGGATTCT gtAGTTACATTTTGTCGAGAAGATGATCACAATGGTGCCGCCCCAAACATGCAAAATGAGAAATGTGGAAATAAAGCAACGTGGACAGTAATATTTGAGGATTCAGTGGACAGTGATGCCCTTCAATCTCTAATACCGCTGCCATCCCCTCCACCAGCACCATCTTTCACTGTTGTGCAAAGAATGCAACGTGTCGTTTGTCTCATCCTTGATGTCTCAGGAAGCATGAAA GGCTCTAGGATTATTCGACAGCGGCAAGCCGCCACACATTTCATACGGCACATCATTGAAGATCAAGGCAAAGTTGGAATCGTAACCTTTAGTACTGATGCTTCAACTCTTAAAGCCTTGACTCTTATTGACAGTGACACCATAAGAGAGAATCTCATCAGTTTATTGCCAACACAAGCAGATGGATATACAAACGTCTGTACTGGCCTCAATAAAGCCTTAGAG GTGCTTAAAGCAGATAATAAGGATGCATTAGGAGATGAAATTATTTTTCTCACTGATGGTGAGGCAACAGACAACATCAATGATTGTTCTCATACTGCAATACAAAGTGGTGCCATTATACACACTTTGGCTTTGGGTCCCAAAGCCGCCAAAGAACTGCAGGAAATGGCGGACAGAACTG ATGGGAAATTTATCATAGCAACTGATGATATCACCTCCAATCTGTTAGTGGATGCATTTGCTTCACTTACAATACCAACTGGAGATTACACAAAAGAACCAGTTCAG CTGGAGAGTACGGGAAAGAGAACAGCTGACTGGTTCAATGGAACAGTGTCAGTGGATTCAACCGTCGGTAACAAAACcagctttttaatcatctaTGAAATCAGTGCACCTACTGTGTATATACAGACGCCAAGTGGGTCCAACTACGGTCAAACAGATATGAGTGAAGATCCATCAGCAAAGACACTCACACTAAAAATTCCAGGAACTGCAGCG TCTGGAGACTGGAAGTACAGTATTCTGAGTGGAGGACTTCAGTCTTTGACAATAACAGTAACCAGTCAAGCAGCTCGCTCTGATGTTCCTCCTATCATAGTCAAAGCACATGTGAATCAGCAGCTCATCAGTGGCAGTAAACCTGTGATTGTGTTTGCTGAGGTTAGTCAGAATTACAGACCTGTAATAAATGCTGAAGTGAAGGCCACACTGGAGTCAGAAACTGGGACAAAGCAACAATTAGAGCTACTGGATAATGGAGCTG GAGCAGATGCTTTCAAAAATGATGGGATCTATTCCAGATATTTCACAAAGTTAGTAAAAGGCAGAATCAGCTTGAAAGTGAGAGTGAAGAATAAAGACGGACAATCCAGATTTACTCTCCACAGAAAGAGCGGCGCTCTATATGTACCTGGATATGTGGTGGATG aTAAGGTAGAGATGAACCCTCCGAAGCCTCCGGTTCCTGAACAACCACTTGTTGGAGGAAACTTTAGCAGAACATCCACTGGAGAAAGTTTTCAGGTTACTATTTCAAATCCACCAATTTATCCTCCAAACAAAATCACAGATCTTAATGCTGAAATCCAGGAGAACACGGTCCTTCTCATCTGGACAGCTCCTGGTGAAGACTTAGACCAGGGAAAAG CTAAATCCTATGAGATCAGATGGAGCGATGACATTGAAATGCTTCGACTGAACTTCAGCGAATCTTCTTTAGTCAACACATCTGCCGTCTCACCTAAGGAGGCTGGATCATTAGAACAACACTCATTTAATATGACAGTTGAGAATGGTACCACACTCTTCTTTGCTCTTCGCTCTGATGAAAATGATGATGCAATATCTGAAATATCCAACATTGCTCAAGTATCAAAGATCATCATGCCTGCTCCCAACCCAGCAGGAATCTCAAATCCGGGCCTGAATTTGAACGTTATTATCATTTCAGTTTGTGTAGCAGTTATAgtggtgtgtttgattgtcGCTGTAACAGCATGGGCAGTGAAAAGAAGAAACCGTGTTGATGCTTAG